The proteins below come from a single Sorghum bicolor cultivar BTx623 chromosome 4, Sorghum_bicolor_NCBIv3, whole genome shotgun sequence genomic window:
- the LOC110434505 gene encoding uncharacterized protein LOC110434505, which translates to MDQANAVLDVVAKNRLSEFYHETRLSCIIKHYGDVENRRVDKQEAREMVCQRTDLTKEQYLNVCPDWCGAYHNCWEDIVDKWLSEEAYAKHMERRECRLKMPGLPHHQGPQPLAQYAERWSRSHENRECNEYLAYALAHRGKATAPDNVYDPAHGPEAYTNENAYTKLTEYTAAARERHGADFDPTAQPLDTDLVMRREEGSSTASTGWPTAPSPRPPWTTSPRFGRGARAAPYPYDLGSRARRRWWRPFRLR; encoded by the exons ATGGACCAGGCGAATGCGGTACTGGACGTGGTCGCCAAAAACCGCCTCTCGGAATTCTACCACGAGACGCGGCTCTCTTGCATCATCAAGCACTACGGGGACGTGGAAAATCGACGGGTAGACAAGCAAGAGGCTAGGGAGATGGTGTGTCAGAGGACCGACCTCACCAAGGAGCAGTACCTTAAC GTGTGTCCGGACTGGTGCGGTGCATACCACAACTGCTGGGAGGACATTGTGGACAAGTGGCTCTCAGAGGAGGCCTATGCGAAGCACATGGAGCGTCGGGAGTGCCGCTTGAAGATGCCTGGGTTGCCACACCACCAGGGCCCACAGCCCCTCGCCCAGTACGCCGAGAGATGG TCACGGTCGCACGAGAACCGAGAGTGCAACGAGTACTTGGCGTACGCCCTGGCACACAGGGGCAAGGCGACAGCTCCAGACAACGTGTATGACCCAGCTCACGGGCCCGAGGCGTACACCAACGAGAACGCCTACACCAAGCTCACGGAGTATACGGCGGCGGCTCGCGAGCGCCATGGGGCCGACTTCGACCCGACCGCCCAGCCCCTCGACACAGACCTCGTGATGAGGCGGGAGGAGGGAAGCAGCACGGCCAGTACTGGATGGCCAACAGCGCCATCTCCTCGTCCTCCGTGGACAACCTCGCCACGATTCGGTCGAGGAGCACGAGCAGCTCCGTACCCATACGACCTCGGCAGCAGAGCTCGGCGCAGATGGTGGCGGCCTTTCAG GCTCAGATGA